Proteins from a genomic interval of Tenacibaculum sp. SZ-18:
- a CDS encoding DJ-1/PfpI family protein yields the protein MKKNVGIFIFDNAEVLDFAGPFEVFSVTSELNNFELFDVFTIAKAKKEITAVNGLSVNPKYDFNDCPKVDILILAGGDGTNQVIKDEEVINWITKQHKETEITMSICSGSRFLALIGELNNNPYCTHHQVYDDMKRLVPSGIPIKDKRFTKANEKTYTSGGISAGIDLSFHIIFKLHGKETIENTAKYMEYPINKEVYNS from the coding sequence ATGAAGAAAAACGTCGGTATTTTTATTTTTGACAACGCAGAAGTATTGGATTTTGCGGGGCCTTTCGAAGTATTCTCTGTAACTTCTGAATTAAATAATTTCGAATTATTTGATGTATTTACAATTGCTAAAGCAAAAAAGGAAATCACAGCGGTAAATGGATTATCAGTAAATCCTAAGTACGACTTTAACGATTGTCCTAAAGTTGACATTTTAATTTTAGCAGGTGGAGATGGAACCAATCAAGTAATTAAAGATGAAGAAGTAATTAATTGGATTACTAAACAACATAAAGAAACTGAAATTACAATGAGTATTTGCTCTGGTTCTCGATTTCTTGCATTAATAGGTGAATTAAACAACAATCCATATTGTACCCATCATCAGGTTTACGACGATATGAAAAGGTTAGTTCCGTCTGGAATTCCAATTAAAGACAAGCGATTCACAAAAGCTAATGAAAAGACTTATACATCTGGTGGAATTTCCGCAGGAATTGATTTGTCCTTTCATATTATTTTCAAATTACATGGAAAGGAAACTATAGAAAATACGGCTAAATACATGGAATATCCAATTAACAAAGAAGTGTATAATTCATAA
- a CDS encoding aminotransferase-like domain-containing protein codes for MFPYKTSLEIDRKSKEPLFLQLTNQLINLIKEGKIPSGTKLIATRGLSELLGVHRKTVVACYEELILQGWVESIPKKGTFVNRNLPDILPLDFNNRTIIENKLGFTFYKNPALKRISINNEVEVMYINDGISDTRLTPVKEIAKTYRRIVDRTSIFPHLSYGSTYGNIKLRKVLANYLNSTRGLSVTKDNILITRGSQNGIYLSTQLLLKEGDVIVVGKTNYISADLTFFNAKAVIKRVAVDDCGLVTDALERLCKKGSVKAVYVTSHHHHPTTVTMSAERRIHLLNLAKEYGFAVLEDDYDYDFNYNHAPILPLASHDAIGNVVYIGSVCKTVAPVFRVGYLVAPKSFIDEAANLRRIVDRQGDALLELTFADFIQSGELDSHIRKVLKVYKSRRDLFCKLLSDKLKNYFEFEIPKGGMAVWLHLKEPYKWETVSKTARKYNLEIGDYRRYDYSNTNHNCIRVGFASFNEFEIKELISKLKLTMKNLEKDV; via the coding sequence ATGTTTCCTTATAAAACAAGTTTAGAAATTGATAGAAAGAGCAAAGAACCTTTGTTTTTACAATTAACAAATCAATTAATTAATTTAATCAAAGAAGGAAAAATTCCGTCAGGAACGAAACTAATTGCAACAAGAGGATTGTCAGAATTACTGGGTGTACATCGAAAAACAGTAGTAGCATGTTATGAGGAGTTGATACTTCAGGGGTGGGTAGAAAGTATACCTAAAAAAGGAACTTTTGTTAATCGTAACTTACCAGATATTTTACCACTAGATTTTAATAATAGAACAATTATTGAGAATAAATTGGGGTTTACTTTTTATAAAAATCCTGCTCTTAAAAGAATTTCTATTAATAATGAAGTTGAGGTTATGTACATTAACGATGGAATATCGGATACACGATTAACTCCTGTAAAAGAGATTGCTAAAACATATCGAAGAATTGTTGATCGTACATCTATTTTCCCTCATTTATCTTATGGTTCAACATACGGGAATATAAAATTACGTAAAGTTCTAGCGAATTATTTGAATTCTACTCGTGGTTTGAGTGTTACCAAAGACAATATTTTAATTACAAGAGGAAGTCAAAACGGAATTTATTTGAGTACTCAATTGCTATTGAAAGAAGGTGATGTAATTGTGGTTGGAAAAACAAATTATATTTCTGCTGACTTAACTTTTTTCAATGCAAAAGCTGTTATAAAAAGAGTAGCGGTTGATGATTGTGGTTTGGTTACGGATGCTTTAGAGCGTTTATGTAAGAAAGGATCGGTTAAGGCAGTATACGTTACTTCACATCACCATCATCCAACTACTGTTACAATGTCTGCCGAAAGAAGAATTCATTTGTTAAACCTTGCTAAGGAATATGGATTTGCGGTTTTAGAAGATGATTACGATTATGATTTTAATTATAATCATGCACCGATTTTACCACTGGCAAGTCATGATGCTATTGGAAATGTTGTTTATATCGGTTCCGTTTGTAAAACGGTTGCACCAGTTTTCAGAGTTGGATATTTAGTGGCTCCAAAGTCCTTTATCGATGAAGCGGCTAATTTAAGACGAATTGTAGATAGACAAGGAGATGCTTTATTAGAATTAACCTTTGCTGATTTCATTCAGTCGGGAGAACTGGATAGTCATATCCGTAAAGTTTTAAAGGTATATAAAAGTCGCAGAGATTTATTTTGTAAGCTTTTATCAGATAAATTAAAGAACTATTTTGAGTTTGAAATCCCCAAAGGAGGAATGGCTGTTTGGTTACATTTAAAAGAACCATATAAATGGGAAACTGTTTCTAAAACAGCAAGAAAATATAACCTTGAAATCGGAGATTATCGACGTTATGACTACTCTAATACAAATCACAATTGTATTCGTGTAGGATTCGCGAGCTTTAATGAATTCGAAATAAAAGAGCTTATTTCGAAATTAAAACTTACAATGAAAAATTTGGAAAAAGACGTTTAA
- a CDS encoding RluA family pseudouridine synthase: MKLKEKHISPLQEKPIRLQEYAVGIFCTNPTKSGIKKAIKKGLVKVNGKIASTALYIRGGETIELYQEETKVSDKQFIFPLEVIYEDDFLAVISKPSGIVVSGNSFATINNALEQNLKVSSLKDAVIPRAVHRLDYPTSGLLLISKTNEASHYLSKLFEEKNISKTYHAITIGQMNDSGLIDIPVDEKESKSEFKVLQSIPSEKYEFLNLVELNPKTGRRHQLRKHLYGIGSPILGDKDYYIKNLISYGNGLYLHATSIKFIHPSTKEEMKFTKELPKKFKRLFPNFSL, encoded by the coding sequence GTGAAACTAAAGGAAAAACACATATCACCACTTCAAGAAAAACCTATTAGACTGCAAGAATACGCCGTTGGTATTTTCTGTACAAATCCAACAAAATCTGGAATAAAAAAAGCAATAAAAAAAGGATTAGTAAAGGTCAATGGGAAAATTGCTTCAACAGCATTATATATAAGAGGTGGAGAAACTATTGAATTGTATCAAGAAGAAACCAAAGTTTCTGATAAGCAATTTATTTTTCCTTTAGAGGTAATTTATGAGGATGATTTTTTAGCTGTAATTTCTAAACCTTCAGGTATTGTAGTAAGTGGAAATTCTTTTGCTACTATTAATAACGCTTTAGAACAAAATCTTAAGGTTAGTTCTTTAAAAGACGCCGTAATACCAAGAGCTGTACATCGATTAGATTATCCAACAAGTGGTTTACTACTCATCAGCAAAACAAATGAAGCATCACACTATTTATCTAAATTATTTGAGGAAAAAAATATTTCGAAAACCTATCATGCCATAACTATCGGTCAAATGAATGATTCTGGCCTCATAGATATTCCAGTAGATGAAAAAGAATCGAAATCTGAATTTAAAGTTTTACAAAGTATTCCATCGGAAAAATATGAATTCCTAAATTTAGTAGAACTTAATCCTAAAACGGGAAGACGTCACCAATTAAGGAAACATTTATACGGAATTGGAAGCCCGATTTTAGGTGATAAGGATTATTATATTAAAAATCTTATTTCTTATGGAAATGGGTTGTATTTACATGCAACATCTATAAAGTTTATACACCCTTCAACTAAGGAAGAAATGAAATTCACTAAAGAATTACCTAAAAAGTTTAAACGTCTTTTTCCAAATTTTTCATTGTAA
- a CDS encoding beta-1,3-glucanase family protein: MNANRQGVFTKVKTKKGFVESYELGEDITSIQLNNTNLIIGLRIYFFVVNTTKTYKDNSGKTGNGNLGFSYSGYGSAVQQVGNPSQIDFPQYSYIEPTFESGQGLFIDVSLVDGFFFPISLLAEDKKGNELVTAGQTAGISAEEVSNAYKPFKKKYKNSSGYDDLSYKADKNLIVLLNPGLYLAKNTSSLETVFDDALTSLFTDKTLNMNIWQKDKDGTPYYFNVTPKSGVTFSGTTNKHDALEFTSLGLSESLYVFSPKGFSVVSYEDTQTKKRLPIKGIIANNVLTFNTPLPSSVGILNGMYLSNTSCKPNTSVTISKINTNSLGKIVSVNISTGPKCTSTSKQFKFSKAPTSYYQSSGQMTFAGSGLFADGGIRYSNNKNLHVILNGLENQLSTALNRGVALTKAVGTKKGEQLLYGEKKRVGIHQERYKTYSHILCMQQR; this comes from the coding sequence GTGAATGCTAATAGACAAGGAGTGTTTACTAAAGTAAAAACTAAAAAGGGTTTTGTAGAATCTTACGAATTAGGTGAAGATATTACAAGTATTCAATTAAATAATACCAATCTTATAATTGGATTAAGGATTTATTTTTTTGTCGTGAATACTACGAAAACATATAAAGATAATTCAGGAAAAACTGGTAATGGTAATTTAGGGTTTTCTTATAGCGGTTATGGTTCAGCTGTTCAACAGGTAGGGAATCCATCACAAATTGATTTTCCTCAGTATAGTTATATTGAACCTACCTTTGAATCAGGTCAGGGTTTATTTATAGATGTTTCTTTGGTAGACGGATTTTTCTTTCCAATATCATTACTTGCAGAAGATAAGAAAGGTAATGAATTGGTTACGGCTGGTCAAACCGCGGGAATTAGTGCAGAAGAAGTTTCTAATGCTTATAAACCATTTAAGAAAAAATATAAAAATTCAAGTGGATATGATGATTTATCTTATAAAGCAGATAAGAACTTGATAGTATTATTAAATCCAGGATTATATCTAGCTAAAAATACCAGTTCTTTAGAAACAGTGTTTGATGATGCATTAACCTCATTATTTACAGATAAGACTTTAAATATGAATATTTGGCAAAAAGATAAAGACGGAACTCCGTATTATTTTAATGTAACGCCAAAATCAGGAGTTACTTTTTCTGGAACTACGAATAAACACGATGCTTTAGAGTTTACATCACTTGGATTATCTGAAAGCTTATATGTTTTCAGTCCTAAAGGATTTTCAGTCGTTTCTTATGAAGATACTCAAACTAAAAAAAGATTACCTATCAAAGGTATTATTGCGAATAATGTTCTAACATTTAACACTCCATTACCGAGTTCAGTCGGTATTCTTAATGGAATGTATCTAAGTAATACTAGTTGTAAACCCAATACATCAGTTACGATTTCTAAAATCAATACAAATTCATTAGGAAAAATAGTTTCTGTAAATATTAGCACAGGACCAAAATGTACTTCAACCAGTAAACAATTTAAGTTTTCAAAAGCACCAACAAGTTATTACCAATCTTCTGGTCAAATGACTTTTGCAGGAAGTGGTTTATTTGCCGACGGTGGAATTAGATATTCAAATAATAAAAATTTACATGTCATTTTAAATGGTTTAGAAAATCAATTAAGTACTGCTTTGAATAGAGGAGTAGCTCTTACAAAAGCTGTTGGAACTAAAAAGGGAGAACAACTACTTTATGGGGAAAAGAAACGAGTTGGTATCCATCAGGAACGATACAAAACTTATTCTCATATTTTATGCATGCAGCAACGGTAA
- a CDS encoding 5-carboxymethyl-2-hydroxymuconate Delta-isomerase: MPHFVIDCSKNIINLKNPEEIIQRVYDTADSSNLFAKGDIKVRINPFEYYTVGNTQDDFMHVFANIMEGRTIEQKKALSESIVSALKKMFPDVPIISINIRDFEKATYCNKSMV, translated from the coding sequence ATGCCACACTTTGTAATTGATTGTTCAAAGAATATCATAAACCTTAAAAATCCTGAAGAAATCATTCAGAGAGTTTATGATACAGCAGACTCTAGTAACTTATTTGCTAAAGGAGATATCAAAGTAAGAATCAATCCTTTTGAATATTATACCGTAGGAAATACTCAGGATGATTTTATGCACGTTTTTGCTAACATTATGGAAGGAAGAACAATTGAACAGAAAAAAGCACTTTCAGAAAGTATTGTTTCTGCGCTAAAAAAGATGTTTCCTGATGTTCCAATTATTTCAATTAACATTAGAGATTTTGAAAAGGCAACATATTGCAATAAATCAATGGTGTAA
- a CDS encoding S41 family peptidase, with protein sequence MKKISFVFALCITFTSIAQGTRLLRQPTLSQNEVVFVYANDLWKASLNGGDAIRLTSDDGYESNPHFSKDGKMIAFTAQYDGNTDVYVIPSEGGEPRRLTYHPSGDFVQGWTSDNKILFRSGREARPTQTNKFFTVSPNGGMPEDVGIPRAAYGEISTNGKYIAYTPITSWDAEWRNYRGGQAMPIWIVNLKTKELQTTPQKDKERHLDPVWHKGVVYYLSERDYTSNIWSYDMKTKREHQITFHKKFDVKSLNANSNGIVYEQGGYIHLLNPETKETRQIPINVKGDLNYSRTRWMNVSARNLTNPNVSPKGKRAIFEYRGEIFTIPKENGTWRNLTNSPGVADRSPIWSPKGDKVAWFSDKNGEYEIVLADQNGTNQEYISLPNPTFYFRPDWSPDGKHIAYTDTDFNIWIINLESKKTIKVDTDRYAHPNRSMNPQWSPDSDWIAYAKQNDSHFKSIFAYQLSTKKKIQITDPIADAITPVWDASGKYIYTLASTDYGLQSGWLDMSSYDPSVSRSLYAVVLNSNDNAPNLPKTDEEEVKKEKSSSKKDAKDKKDGKKSTKKDGKKVTVIIEENGIFDRAVALKLPARNYVSLVKGPKNKVFVSEAVPNSRGITVHSYDVTKEKATEFSNGVSGIVTTEDRNSVLIYKSGSWSIVSTKAPVKGPKGKLKTNLKIKVDPKAEAHQIFKEGWRYMRDFLYVDNVHGAPWDEVYKWYAPWIDYVRHRTDLNYVVDIMSGEVAIGHSYVSGGDTPRLERVPVGLLGCDLEQHKGLYRFTKIFKGERWNPNVSAPLGLPGINVNKGDYLIEINGIKLTSDMNPYQLLEQTAGREIYIKVNSKPNEDGAKSILVKPTFSERFLRTVDWVEGNRRKVDELSNGKLAYVYVPNTSGAGFTSFNRYYFSQQQKKGAVIDERNNGGGSAADYMIDIMSRDLMGYFNSKANDRRPWTTPMAGIWGPKVMIINERAGSGGDLLPYMFKFKKIGPLVGTRTWGGLVGTWDTPRFIDGGRMVAPRGGFFDVNGEWAVEGEGVAPDIEVIQHPKQVSNGNDPQLERAVQEALRLLKGNEFQLKPEPKAPIRSKRPKGYQNEK encoded by the coding sequence ATGAAAAAAATATCTTTCGTGTTCGCTTTGTGTATTACATTTACTTCAATTGCACAAGGAACACGACTATTAAGACAACCTACATTATCACAAAACGAAGTTGTTTTTGTTTACGCTAATGATTTATGGAAAGCTTCACTAAACGGTGGTGATGCAATTCGTTTGACAAGTGATGATGGATACGAATCTAATCCGCATTTTTCTAAAGATGGTAAAATGATTGCTTTTACCGCTCAATACGATGGAAATACTGATGTTTACGTAATTCCGTCTGAAGGTGGAGAACCAAGAAGATTAACTTATCATCCTTCGGGAGATTTTGTACAAGGATGGACTTCTGATAATAAAATATTATTTCGATCTGGTAGAGAAGCAAGACCTACACAAACAAATAAATTCTTTACAGTTTCTCCTAACGGTGGAATGCCAGAAGATGTTGGAATTCCTAGAGCTGCTTATGGTGAAATTTCTACTAATGGAAAATATATTGCCTACACACCAATTACAAGTTGGGACGCTGAATGGAGAAACTATAGAGGCGGACAAGCAATGCCAATTTGGATAGTCAATTTAAAAACTAAAGAATTACAAACTACTCCTCAAAAAGATAAGGAAAGGCATCTAGACCCAGTTTGGCATAAAGGAGTTGTTTATTATTTATCTGAAAGAGATTATACAAGCAATATTTGGTCTTATGACATGAAAACAAAACGAGAGCATCAAATAACTTTTCATAAGAAATTTGATGTGAAAAGTTTAAATGCGAATTCAAACGGTATTGTTTATGAACAAGGTGGATATATTCACTTATTGAATCCAGAAACTAAAGAAACACGACAAATTCCAATTAATGTAAAAGGAGATTTAAATTACTCTAGAACTCGTTGGATGAATGTTTCTGCTAGAAACTTAACAAACCCAAACGTTTCTCCTAAAGGAAAGCGAGCAATTTTTGAATATAGAGGAGAGATTTTTACGATTCCAAAGGAAAATGGTACATGGAGGAACTTAACTAATTCTCCTGGAGTTGCCGATCGTTCTCCGATTTGGTCACCTAAAGGTGATAAAGTTGCTTGGTTCTCTGATAAAAATGGAGAATATGAAATTGTTTTAGCAGACCAAAATGGTACTAACCAAGAATATATTTCATTGCCAAATCCTACCTTCTATTTCAGACCAGATTGGTCTCCTGATGGAAAACATATTGCGTATACTGATACTGACTTTAATATTTGGATTATTAATCTTGAATCTAAAAAAACAATTAAAGTTGATACAGATCGTTACGCACACCCGAACCGATCAATGAATCCACAATGGTCTCCTGATAGTGATTGGATTGCTTATGCAAAACAAAATGACAGTCATTTTAAATCGATTTTTGCATATCAATTAAGTACGAAGAAAAAAATTCAAATTACCGATCCTATTGCCGATGCGATAACTCCAGTTTGGGATGCATCTGGTAAATATATTTATACTTTAGCTAGTACCGATTACGGTTTGCAATCTGGATGGTTAGATATGAGTTCTTATGACCCAAGTGTTTCTAGAAGTTTATACGCAGTGGTACTAAACTCTAATGATAATGCTCCTAACCTGCCTAAAACAGATGAAGAAGAAGTAAAAAAAGAAAAATCTTCATCTAAAAAAGATGCAAAGGATAAAAAAGACGGAAAGAAATCTACTAAAAAGGATGGTAAAAAAGTTACCGTAATTATTGAAGAAAACGGAATCTTCGACAGAGCAGTAGCTTTAAAATTGCCTGCTAGAAATTATGTTTCTTTGGTAAAGGGGCCTAAAAATAAAGTATTTGTTAGCGAAGCTGTTCCAAATTCAAGAGGAATAACAGTTCATTCTTATGATGTAACTAAAGAAAAAGCGACTGAATTTTCTAACGGTGTTAGCGGAATAGTCACTACTGAAGATCGTAATTCTGTTTTAATTTATAAAAGTGGAAGCTGGAGTATCGTAAGTACAAAAGCTCCAGTAAAAGGACCGAAAGGAAAATTAAAAACTAATCTTAAAATTAAAGTCGATCCAAAAGCTGAAGCTCATCAGATTTTCAAAGAAGGATGGAGATATATGCGTGACTTTTTATACGTAGATAACGTTCATGGTGCACCTTGGGATGAAGTATACAAATGGTATGCTCCATGGATTGATTATGTAAGACATCGTACAGACTTAAACTACGTAGTTGATATTATGAGTGGTGAAGTGGCTATCGGACATTCTTATGTTTCTGGTGGAGATACTCCAAGACTTGAAAGGGTTCCCGTAGGATTATTAGGTTGTGATTTAGAACAGCATAAAGGATTATATCGTTTTACCAAAATCTTTAAAGGAGAACGTTGGAACCCAAATGTATCCGCTCCTCTAGGATTGCCAGGAATCAATGTAAACAAAGGTGATTATTTAATAGAAATAAATGGAATTAAACTAACAAGTGATATGAATCCTTATCAATTGTTAGAGCAAACTGCTGGACGTGAAATTTATATCAAAGTAAACTCTAAACCGAATGAAGATGGGGCCAAATCCATCTTAGTAAAACCAACATTCAGTGAACGATTTTTAAGAACTGTTGATTGGGTTGAAGGAAATAGAAGAAAAGTAGATGAATTATCTAACGGAAAATTAGCTTACGTATATGTGCCAAATACTTCGGGAGCTGGTTTTACCTCTTTTAATCGCTATTACTTCTCTCAACAACAGAAAAAAGGCGCTGTAATTGATGAAAGGAATAATGGTGGCGGTTCTGCTGCTGATTATATGATTGATATTATGTCTCGTGATTTAATGGGATATTTCAATAGTAAAGCAAATGATCGTAGACCATGGACTACTCCAATGGCTGGAATTTGGGGACCTAAAGTTATGATTATTAATGAGCGTGCAGGATCTGGAGGAGACTTACTTCCATATATGTTTAAATTCAAAAAAATTGGACCCTTAGTAGGAACTCGTACTTGGGGTGGATTAGTTGGAACTTGGGATACTCCAAGATTCATTGATGGTGGAAGAATGGTTGCTCCTCGTGGTGGATTTTTCGATGTGAATGGAGAATGGGCTGTTGAAGGTGAAGGTGTTGCTCCAGATATTGAAGTTATACAACATCCTAAACAGGTTTCAAATGGAAATGACCCTCAATTAGAAAGAGCCGTTCAAGAAGCTTTACGCTTATTAAAAGGAAATGAATTCCAATTGAAACCAGAACCAAAAGCTCCAATTCGTTCAAAAAGACCTAAAGGATATCAAAACGAAAAATAA
- a CDS encoding VOC family protein, whose amino-acid sequence MIQPFHLAIPVQDLEKCRSFYRDILECEEGRSSDYWVDFNFFGHQLVIHQKDSFSPKEATTNQVDGHEVPVPHFGVVLSWEDWTRLSEKLKNIGTKFVIEPTIRFEGKVGEQATMFFNDPENNSLEFKAFKDMSQLFAK is encoded by the coding sequence ATGATACAACCATTTCACTTAGCAATACCAGTTCAAGATTTAGAAAAATGCAGATCATTTTATAGAGATATTCTAGAATGTGAGGAAGGAAGAAGTTCTGATTACTGGGTTGATTTCAATTTCTTCGGGCATCAATTGGTAATTCATCAAAAAGATTCCTTCTCCCCTAAGGAGGCAACTACGAATCAAGTAGATGGACATGAAGTTCCTGTTCCACATTTTGGTGTTGTTTTATCTTGGGAAGATTGGACGAGACTTTCTGAGAAGCTCAAAAATATTGGAACTAAATTTGTTATAGAGCCTACTATTAGATTCGAAGGAAAAGTTGGTGAGCAAGCAACTATGTTTTTCAACGACCCTGAAAACAATTCATTAGAGTTTAAAGCGTTTAAAGATATGAGCCAACTTTTCGCTAAATAA
- a CDS encoding TVP38/TMEM64 family protein — MLRTGKKFFYILWGVLLIYLFYRYVKNPELFSVTYIKDFISSYKGQIMTVYIILSSVRGFFLIPSTPFVITGVLLFPDKLFLVLLISMFGIMLSATSLYYFADILGFSEHLEKKYPNKVKKWESKLQSSKATFLVLGWSFFPFVPTDIICYVAGIIKMPFKYMFTGVFLGELILVSLYVYSGSFLNLY, encoded by the coding sequence ATGTTAAGAACTGGAAAAAAATTCTTTTATATACTCTGGGGAGTATTATTAATTTATTTGTTCTACCGCTATGTAAAAAATCCTGAGTTATTCTCTGTAACTTATATTAAAGACTTCATTAGTTCCTATAAGGGGCAAATTATGACTGTTTATATTATTCTTTCTTCTGTTAGAGGTTTTTTCTTAATTCCTAGCACTCCATTTGTAATTACTGGCGTTTTATTATTTCCTGATAAATTATTTCTTGTGCTCTTAATTTCTATGTTTGGAATTATGTTATCTGCAACATCTTTATATTATTTTGCTGATATATTAGGCTTTAGTGAGCATCTTGAAAAAAAGTATCCGAATAAAGTAAAAAAATGGGAAAGTAAATTACAAAGTTCTAAAGCTACGTTTTTGGTTTTAGGATGGTCGTTTTTCCCTTTTGTACCTACAGATATTATATGTTATGTTGCCGGGATTATAAAGATGCCTTTTAAATATATGTTTACAGGAGTGTTCTTAGGGGAATTAATACTAGTTTCCCTTTACGTTTACTCTGGTTCTTTCCTTAATTTGTATTAA
- a CDS encoding YbjQ family protein, with translation MVLTTTNSIEGFRILEYQGIVTGISYGSSYSYNGTKMSFKDMFSTKKYYEAYSLGLASLKEEAFQKLKKNAKALNANAIVGIKIDIETVSNSAVLVVSVTGTAVYVATDK, from the coding sequence ATGGTTTTAACTACAACAAACTCAATAGAAGGATTTCGAATATTAGAATATCAAGGAATTGTAACAGGAATTTCTTATGGTTCATCATATTCTTATAATGGTACAAAGATGTCTTTTAAAGATATGTTTAGTACAAAAAAATATTATGAAGCATACTCATTAGGTTTGGCCTCCTTAAAAGAAGAAGCTTTTCAAAAACTTAAAAAAAATGCCAAAGCTTTAAATGCTAATGCAATCGTAGGAATCAAAATTGATATTGAAACAGTTTCTAATTCAGCGGTATTGGTTGTTTCTGTAACAGGAACAGCTGTTTACGTTGCTACAGATAAATAA